The Chiloscyllium plagiosum isolate BGI_BamShark_2017 chromosome 20, ASM401019v2, whole genome shotgun sequence genome includes the window CACCCTTCCAAAATAAACAGCATCATATTTTTCAACATTACATTCTATTTGCCAACTCCTTGCTCATTTACttttttgtagattagattagattccctacactatggtaacaggcccttcggcccaataagtccatactgacgctccgaagagtaacccatccagacccattccccaacccaatatttacccctgactaacgcatctaacattatgggcaatttagaatggccaattcacctgacctgtacatctttggactgtgggagaaaccccacacagaaacagggagaatgtgcaaactccacacacagtcacccaaggtggggaTCGAACCCAGCTGTTCCCTgctgttgtgaggcaacagtgcgaaccactgagttGCCGTTCCGCCAGTACTTAAACTCTGTAAACTGCTTATTTCCCTGtcgcaacctgcctttccacttaaatttgcagatgactgtaAAATGAGtacaatacattcacttccttcctccatgtcatattttataaaccattccactcccagcactgatccctgtggaaccctactggtcacaggtcaccaacctgaaaaagaacccattATCCCACTCACTCTTTCCTGCccattaaccaattctctatccatgccaatatgctgcCTCAACACTGTGGGCACTTCTCTTTCAACTTAATTTTTTGTGagataccttgtcaaatgctctctggaagtccaaatagaaCAATCTACTAATTTCCCTCTATCTACTCTGCTAGAGTGTTCCTTCACAAACTCTAATAAATTcatcagacatgatttccatttcatgaAGCTATGAATCGATCAGGATTTCCCAAatattggtttttttttaaataattgattCTATGTTTTTATACTTGCGTGCTTTTATATATATGTTTCTAAAACACGTTCATGTGCTGATATGTTCAAGTGACTGTACGCTCAATTGTTTCTCTGTTCACCTACTGCTCTGTCTGTTTCCAGGTGCTGATCCAAAAACCAAAACTGCAAGTGGACGCACTGCTCTCCACATGGCAGTTGTCATGGCTAGGTCTGAGTGCATTGACCAGCTACTGCTTCACGGAGCTGAGGCTGATGACCCTGATGGTAATGGCGAGACATTGATGAGTCTGGCTCAAATGACAGGACACCTGGACAACATCAGCAAGCTCTTCCAAATCCAATGGACAAAGCGGACAGCTGGCATTAAGACCAGTTCCCTCATGGACAAGTCGGCTCTCTTTGCTCACCAGAAGTATGACTCCACATTGGAGACTTGGCGCAAGGGCCCTTATGGCACGCTCTACCTTGCCAACCTGCTGAAACCGGGTGAGCCACGAGCTGGCACTATTAGAGAGCAGAGGAACCCAGTCTGGAAAAACCGACCCACCCGTACTGCCAGGCCGGCTGGGCACAGGAAAAGCAGTAAACAAGCCCAAAACCCTAATCCAATCGTAGTTATAGATAAAGCACAGGATGACATATCACCCACAAAGCCCAGTGATAGCTGGAAGAAAGAAGCTACTATCACCGAGGCTGAAATAAACAACAAGTCCCTCAGGCAAGATACCTCCTTGTCAGCCAATGTAAAGTCTAAAGGCAGCATAACAAAACCTCAAAAAGGTGGGCAGGTCAACCCATCTTAGCTGAGGTAGAGCGGGAGCAGTGACAGAATACAGgcaagggagggaggagggacataGTTGGGCAGTGGGTTGGACGGGGAGGTGATGAAGGAAGGTGGGAGAGAAGGTGATGACACTGCAAGGAGATAAGGGGGAGAATTGGGATTGAGGAGAAGTGGGACACTGATGGGAGGATGGGGAAAGAATAATGGGAGAGCTTGGGAACAGTAGGATGGGGTGGAgtgtcagggagtgtcatagGAGGATAGCAGAATGGAGGGAGGGAAGACCAGGAAGGAAAAGTGAAAAATAAGGGAGAGGGTAGATTGGGAAGGACGAGGAGAGGGAGGGAGTAGAGGTAGGGGCTGAAGGATTGCGTGGGTGCAGTGAATGTTCTTTTTACCTGCCATGTGTTGATTAGTAAATGGCTCAGTGCAGAGtaatcccccacccccaaactccAATAGTCATAGAACCACATCCCCCTCAACAGGGCCATTACACGGCCCAGGTCCATCATTACCTGTTCAATTCCAAATAGAGAGGAAAGGGTAAGATATCAAAATGCTCCCAGTACAAACACAGCCTTTGACATTGACTTcagcaacaaaataaaacacaaaacaaaaacctCAGTCAGCTGGTTTGATCTTTGTGGATTTACACTTCAAGAAGGATGAGGATGTGTAACACTCTGACACTCCACACCCTCATACTGCTGCCAAGCTTCCTTCCCATCATTCTTTCTccaccttcctatcagaaaagtctgactacaactgtacaaggtgctactGTGACcacatagagtcttagagatgcatagcaaggaaacagacccttcggtccatctcatccatgccgaccagatagtccaacccaatctagtcccactgccagcacccggcccatatccctccaaaccttccctattcatgtactcattcagatgccttttaaatgttgcaattgtacagcctccaccacttcctttggcagctcattccatacacctaccaccctcttttatatctttcccctctcaccctaaaccaagccctctagttctggactcccctaccccagggaagatactttgtctatttatcctatccatgcccctcattattttataaacctctattaagtcacccctcagcctccgacacttcagggaaaacagccccagcctattcaacctctccctttagctcaaatcctccaaacctggcatacttgtaaatcttttctgaaccctttcaagtttcacaacatctttccgataggaaggagaccagaattgcaagcaatattccaacagtggcctaaccaatgtcctgtacagctgcaacatgacctcccaactcctgtactcaatactctgaccaataaaggaaagcataccaaacaccgccttcaatatcctacctgtgacttcactttcaaggagctatgaacctgcactccaaggtctctttgtccagcaacactccctaggaccttaccatgaagtgtataaatcctgctaagatttgctttcccaaaatgcagcacctcgcatttatctgaattaaactccatctgccacttctcagcccattggcccatctgatcaaggccctgttgtaatctgaggtaaccctcttcgctgtccactacacctccaatgttggtgtcatctgcaaacttactaactgtacttcttaagctcacatccaaatcatttatataaatgacgaaaagtagagggcaCTCCTCtgttcacagacctccagtctggaaaacaaccaaccaccaccacccccaccctttGACATCTACCTTtaatcttctatctttgagccagttctgtatccaaatggctacttctccctgtattccatgagatctaaacttgctaatcagtctcccatggggaaccttgttgaacaccttactgaagtccagatagatcacatccacatctctgccctcatcaatcttctttgttacttcttccaaaacctaaagacatgattttccaagcagtcacgttgactatccctattcagtccttgcctttccaaacacatgtatatcctgtccctcaggattccctccaatgacTTGTCCACCACTGTCAGGCTCAttgggtctatagttccctggcttgtccttaccacccttcttaaacagtggaatcatgttagccaacatccagtcttccaacacctcatctgtgactatcgatgatacaaatatctcagcaaggcgcCCAGCAAACACTtacctagcttctcacagagtactagggtacccctgatcaggtcctggggatgtatcatAACACTGATGCAagtatctcccccatcacctgcacacaaaggccgccttgctgatttttgaggggccctattctcccccttgttacccttttgtccttaatgtatttataaaaaccctttggattctccttaactctattggcaaatctatctcatgtcccctttttgccctcctgatttccctcttaagtatattcctactgcctttatactctaaggattcattcgataaATCTGGTCTATACCTgacctatgcttccttctttttcttaaccaaaacctcaatttctttagtcatccagctttccctatacctaccagcctttcctttcaccctgacagtaatatactttctctggactcccgctatatcatttctgaaggtttcccattttccaaccatccctttacctgtgaacatctgcccccccccccaatcaaatgggaagccttcagaaatgagacaacgagagtccagagaaagtatattcctgttagggtggaaggaaaggctggtaggtatagggaaagctggatgactaaagaagttgaggttttggttaagaaaaagaaggaagcataggtcAGGTATAGACCAGATTTATCGAATGAAtccttaagtatattcctactgcctttatactctaagagggagatcaggagggcaaaaaggggacatgagatagctttgccaatagagttaaggagaatccaaaggatttttataaatacatgtgggcggcacggtggcacagtggttagcactgctgcctcgcagcgccagagacccgggttcaattcccgactcaggcgactgactgtgtggagtttgcacgttctccccgtgtctgtgtgggtttcctccgggtgctccggtttcctcccacagtccaaagatgtgcaggttaggtgaattggccatgctaaattgcccgtagtgttaggtaaggggtaaatgtaggggcatgggtgggtttcgcttcggcgggtcggtgtggacttgttgggccgacgggcctgtttccacactgtaatctaatctaatctaaaaattaagttcttgcctaatactgtcaaaattagccttcctccaatttagaacttcaagttttagatctggtctatcctttaccatcactattttaaaactaatagaattatggtcgctggccccaaagtgctctcccactgacacctcagtcacttgccctgccttatttctcaagaggtggtgaagttttgcaccttctctcataggagCATccccatactgaatcagaaaattttcttgtacacacttaacaacttGCCgtccatctaaaccattaaccCCCACTacaacagtcccagcctatgtttggaaagttaaaatctggaGTGCTGAGCAGTTCCAGCCCCTTTAATAAAGAAAAGCTATaacttcattggaggcagttcagagaaggctcattCGGATAATTCCTGGTATggggggattgtcttatgaacaaaggctgaacaggttgagaTTCACatgaagtttagaagaacaaaagaaaggtgatctcattgaaacatacaggattcttaaggggcttgacagggtaaataccgagaggatgtttcccttgatGTGAGAGTCTTGGACTCGCAGACATAGGGGGTGCtaatttaagagtgagatgaggaggaatttcttctctgggggttgagtgtctttggaattccttgccacacaGACTGTGGGGGTAGTGCCCttgcatatatttaaggctgagatagattaatttttgatgagaaaggaaagcaaggtttatggggaaaagatTAGGAAAATAAACATGAGGAATGCAGGATccaccatgatcctattgaattgcAGAGTTGGCCTgagggaataaaaaaaaatctacttctgttcctatattttTTGGTCATATAACGGCTGGATATTTCTGCACTTCAATTTTGCACATTGGGCTGCACTGACAATTTGCATTATAATATTGTAGCAAGGACACGGTGAGTgctaacacacacacatacacacacacaccctaccTCATCTAttagaccaggctgcatctctaaGCACCCTGCACACTGTCTCAGCACACATTCAGTCTGAGCCCGTCTGAATGCTCATTCCATCCCTCCCTTGCTTTCTTTTGAGTTTTGCCCCTTCATTCAGAGATACCAGACCCAGATTGTTGTtatcttgccttgctgtttagtgcagaaacaaagacagaaagctTGTCCTGGCTATCTGCAGGTCACAGTCAAGGAGGATTGCCTTTGGTCAGAGGGTGCCAGCCCAGTAAGGGCTGCCTCCGAAACCAGTCTAGGggattggacatggtcagtcaacCACTCAGGCtagtcagagtcagaatcatctCCTTACAAGGGATAAGGAGCTAAATGACAGGCAGTCCACAATCCGTCTTCACTCTTTCTGTTCTATGGGGGCTGTTTTCTCTCAttgagaatgagagaaagagtgagagaatgagGAGAGCATGTCTGCAAGAAAGAGAGATAGGGATAATGGGAGATGGAAGTGAGTGACGAGTtattactgttggtgcaggtgaGGATTTTCCTGAGTAGGCAAGTAGATAGCACAGTAGGTAGTGACAGGGGTTGGGGTGGATGAGAGCAACTGAGGCAAGATATTGCAGGCAATAATGAGACTGGAGGAGCAGTGAGCCTTTGCGGGAGATGGGTACAGTAAGAGAAAGACTGTGTGTCggatatcagagagaagatggtggcacctacattggcagagtggagaaggacatagatcTTCCgacagtgctgggcattcctccagattgctgagactgctctaactcagctggcatggtctggtgtcttGGCCTCCTCAGCTTGTCCTAGGGGAAAAAGGAAGTCCTGCCTATATACCACCCTGTTCAACATGAGCTCTAGATTCCCGACAGCAAAGTGGAGTGTGatttccaacccccccccccccccccaatccacgAGGGACTCCGTAGAGATAGGATAAGTAGTTAGTGAAACAAACTTGGTAAGATTGGCTTAATGTTGAAAAACCCTCAAAAGAATTTCTTgcaactcagacttagccaaaaatgtaaaattcaaccCACTGTCATCTAGTCCTAGAGCATGGAGACAGGCGCTTTGGTCCATaccgatcaaaatgtccatccacactgaccccatttctccgcacttggcccacatccttctaatcccttcctattcacatatttgtccaaatgccttttaagtgttgttactGAAACCACCTCAAACACTTCTACCGGCAGCTCATTAcacatgcgtaccaccctctgtgcaaaacagttgcccctcaggttcccttttattcttacccctctaaccttaaactgatgccctctagtcctcgattccccaaccctgggaaaaatattCCAAgttggccgcaccagagttttgtacagctgcagtgacctcatggttccaaaactcgattgctctactaataaaagttaacgcaccatataccttcttaacaaccctatcaacctgggtggcaactttcagggatctacgtacatggacactgatctctctgctcatctacactaccaagaatcttaagaTTAATCTAGTActaggcacggtggcacagtggttagcactgctgcctcacagcgccagagacccgggttcaattcccgcctcaggcgactgactgtgtggagtttgcacattctccccgtgtctgcgtgggtttcctccgggtgctccggtttccttccacagtccaaagatgtgcaggttaggtgaattggccgtgctaaattgcccgtagtgttaggtaaaggggtaaatgtaggggaatgggtgggttacgcttcggtgggtcggtgtggacttgttgggccgaagggcctgtttccacactaagtaatctaatctaatctaatttctagtactccttccaaagtgaatcaccacacacttttatacattaaactccatttgccacctctcagcccagctctgcagctgtgtccctctatgtccctctgtaacccacaataaCCTTCCTCAccgtccacaactccaccgaccttagtgtcatccgcaaatttacaaacccatccttctacgccctcatccaggtcatttataaaaatgacaaacagcagtgatcccaaaacaatttctgataaccttcctcattgtccatgatACCTCAActtagtgtcagctgcaaacttactcgtcatgccttgtacattttcatccaaataattgatatagataacaaacagcaatgggcccagcactccACTAGTCAGAAGCCTCCAgtttgacaagcatccttccactattaccctctgcttcctaccatcacgccaattgtgtatccaatttgccagcttgtcCTGGATTctatgcgatctaaccttccagagcagcctatcatgtggaaccttactgaaatccatatagactatgtctgcCATTCTGCCCTTatcaactttcctggtcacttcatcaaggaACACTTAATAAatttgaggcatgatctcccacacaaagccatactgactattcctgatcaaaccctgtctttccaaatgcacgtatatctcatctctcagaatcttctcaagtaacctacctaccacagatgttaggcttcctGGTCAACAGTTCCCAGGTTCTTCTTTGTAGCCCTTCatgaataagggcacaatattccctatcctccagtcttccagaacttcACCTGTGcataatgatgatgcaaaaatatcagccagggcccacgcaatttcttctctagcctcttgcagtgttcatggatacatctggtcaggaccaagagatttatctaccttcgtacattctaatacatccaacatctCCTCTACTATGATACGAACTGTACCCAAGTATTCATGTCAatttaaatattcattcaatgccctcttgaatgcctcatttgaacTTGTCTCCACTATATtaccaagcagtgcattccagaccttaactAGTCACTTTGAAAGAACATTTTCTCTCACctcatatttgcttcttttgaaaattattttaaaactctgCCCTCTGGTTTTTGATCTTTTTACAAGTTTGATCCATTTACAATTGGATCTTCCTACTCACTCTCCCTgaactcctcatgattttgaaaacttctaccgAATCTTTCCTCAGCCTTCTCCTTTCTAACTTTGTCTCATTTCTGGAACCCTTGTTGTAAATTAATAAACACTTTGTGTGGTTAATCTTGCTTAATCTGACACAGTAAGTTATCCATTGCCTTGAATAAGTCAGTGATGAAACTAACTTGTCTTCTACTCCCTCTCCAATATGTATACAATCCTCCACGGAGGCACCTAGCCCAGCCAGCAGAGGGCACCATATTATAAGGACTTGCCTTCACATTGCTTTCAATCCCCAACATCCTGCTCAATTCAGGATTGTTTGTCTAAAATTCTGTCAGTATTATCTAcctttttgtacagctgcagtgacctcatggttccaaaactca containing:
- the LOC122559894 gene encoding ankyrin repeat domain-containing protein 60-like: MAQERNCSLRIHLVDTGETFKLKKCHSKMTIGELKTNLELVTGIPANLQRLYYMDEGEMPDNVTLKYNGVIKNSTITMKTWFQDGWQQLLHAAAHNDIKKLMALGVTEDTEYSTPNFRQLDTKQKAAWIAERAFVALFIAAHRGHVSTVNFLLMNGADPKTKTASGRTALHMAVVMARSECIDQLLLHGAEADDPDGNGETLMSLAQMTGHLDNISKLFQIQWTKRTAGIKTSSLMDKSALFAHQKYDSTLETWRKGPYGTLYLANLLKPGEPRAGTIREQRNPVWKNRPTRTARPAGHRKSSKQAQNPNPIVVIDKAQDDISPTKPSDSWKKEATITEAEINNKSLRQDTSLSANVKSKGSITKPQKGGQVNPS